TGCCGACGGTCTGCGTAAACAGCGGAAATGAACCGCTGATAACCGCTGATCGATCCAAACAAGATCAAAAAAGAATCAGCGTGAATCTGCGCCGAAGGTCTGCGGAATCAGCGTTCCTCTGGCTTGTCCAGGTTAGGAAAAACCAAATGGCAAAGAACTACAGTTTCTACCAGGATCTGGCAGCAGAATTGCCGGAGATCCCAACGGACACGACGATCAGCCGGATGATCTACGACGATGATCACATTCGTGTAGTCGTCTTTGGCTTTGCGCCCGGCCAGGAGTTGACAGAGCACACGTCGGCAATGGCAGCAATTCTGCAGATCGTTCAGGGGGAAGCTACCCTGACCCTGGGAGCGGATTCCCTGGAAGTTGCGCCTGGGGCTTGGGTTCGCATGGCGCCAAATCTGCCTCACAGCGTGAAATCAAAGACCGAAGTAGTCATGCTTTTGACGTTGATCAAGGGCAGCGGCTCCTGAATGCAGTAGGAGAAACAGACAATGCGAATTCTGGCGATCATCTCCGGCGAGTATGGACAGCGTCACACGGATAATGTGAAGGCAACCGGCCCTGCGGGCTGGCATATCGAGACCTGGCGGGCGCCGGCCTTTTTGCCGCCGGTCATCGATGATCCGGATGATTTTCTGCCACCTGCCCTTCCGGCATCGGACCTGATACTTTCCTTTGCCGAGCACCGCGGCGTTGCCGAGTTGTTACCTGATATCGCCGAATTGACAGGTGCGTCCGCCGTGATCGCCGCGGTTGACAATGAAACCTGGCTGCCGCGCGGCCTGGCCCGGCAGCTGCGAGGTTGGCTGGCGGATATGGGTGTGGCTTGCGTCACGCCCAAGCCCCTCTGCTCGCTGACCGAGGCCGATTACGGTGTGACAAGGCGCCAGCGCGAACGCTACGACAATCCGCTCATTGCCGAATTCGCGCACCATTTTGGCCAGCCCAATCTCAGAATAGAGGTGGATCCGGAAACCAGGACCATCATCGGTGTCGAGGTGAAGCGGGATGCGGTCTGTGGATGTGCCCGTTTTACGGGGGAAGGTTTGCTCGGCATTTCGGCGGACGAAGCGGAGCAGAAGGGTGGCATGTTGCACCATCACTTTCCGTGCATGGCCAGCATGGGAATCGACGATGACTTTGGCGATACCTTGATGCACGTGTCGGGCAATGTCCTGCGCGACAATATCGGGGAGCAGGTGAAACCCTTCAAGGATACCCTTTACATTCGCCCGGCCGGGCAATGATGCCGACGGCGCGATTTCCGGTGCCGTAGGTCCGGCTACCAGCCGGACGTTGCCGGTGTGCGGGCCGGGGTGGTTCGAGGCGGGTGTCACGCTGGTAGCGTGACCTACGGGGATGTCGGTTTTTATGCTGTTATCTTGAGGAATTTGCGTTTACCCACCTGTAACACCTGCTCCTGCTCTGCCGGAACCAGTTCGGCGCGGAAATCCTGGATGACTTCTCCG
Above is a genomic segment from Chloroflexota bacterium containing:
- a CDS encoding cupin domain-containing protein, with amino-acid sequence MAKNYSFYQDLAAELPEIPTDTTISRMIYDDDHIRVVVFGFAPGQELTEHTSAMAAILQIVQGEATLTLGADSLEVAPGAWVRMAPNLPHSVKSKTEVVMLLTLIKGSGS
- a CDS encoding DUF166 family protein; this encodes MRILAIISGEYGQRHTDNVKATGPAGWHIETWRAPAFLPPVIDDPDDFLPPALPASDLILSFAEHRGVAELLPDIAELTGASAVIAAVDNETWLPRGLARQLRGWLADMGVACVTPKPLCSLTEADYGVTRRQRERYDNPLIAEFAHHFGQPNLRIEVDPETRTIIGVEVKRDAVCGCARFTGEGLLGISADEAEQKGGMLHHHFPCMASMGIDDDFGDTLMHVSGNVLRDNIGEQVKPFKDTLYIRPAGQ